The following are encoded together in the Ezakiella massiliensis genome:
- a CDS encoding 6-bladed beta-propeller, with product MKKKIALILIVAILLISCGKSPGDQAALDEFEVLDINVDGLSDDEAYNLAYGITDEKYPIGDYEFNIEDKIKKTIDLSKSNLKLIADFMARPDEIIILDQEDNNIKVIDWDGNLIKTIGKLGSGEIEFKNPAAFYYDEDSGYYYIVDDGNGRVVVLDTDFNFVKNIDVKFLKEKSSLNACSSIVLYKDSLYLSTAFAREEYMAILKVDPDGNEKLYDQRFGGFLKVIDNNLYAVQNHKGFKFGDKDRQTGKYDYSIWPSCGDALYLVEEDELKKLYDFPTLSNFTDMLKIGDSYYLPSGSYGILQEFKVVDNEMQYQKSLTHQMLDDFKSGVFVARRFKMQEMEGNILLMDAETDKIYIIDLSR from the coding sequence ATGAAAAAGAAAATTGCTCTTATTTTAATAGTCGCAATATTATTAATATCCTGCGGGAAAAGCCCTGGAGACCAGGCGGCACTGGATGAGTTTGAAGTTTTAGATATCAATGTGGATGGATTATCTGATGATGAGGCTTATAATTTAGCATATGGGATAACTGATGAGAAATATCCAATAGGGGACTATGAATTTAATATAGAAGACAAGATAAAGAAAACCATTGACTTAAGCAAGTCAAATTTGAAACTGATTGCAGATTTTATGGCAAGACCTGATGAGATTATTATTTTAGATCAAGAAGATAATAATATTAAGGTGATTGATTGGGATGGGAATTTGATCAAAACAATTGGCAAGTTGGGTTCTGGAGAAATTGAGTTTAAGAATCCAGCCGCGTTTTATTATGATGAAGATAGTGGATACTACTATATTGTGGATGATGGCAATGGAAGAGTAGTTGTATTAGACACGGATTTTAATTTTGTGAAAAATATAGATGTAAAGTTTTTAAAAGAAAAGTCATCGTTAAATGCTTGTAGTTCTATAGTTTTATATAAAGACTCTTTATATTTATCTACGGCTTTTGCACGGGAAGAATATATGGCAATTTTAAAAGTAGATCCAGATGGTAATGAAAAATTGTACGACCAAAGATTTGGTGGTTTTTTAAAAGTTATTGATAATAACCTATATGCGGTTCAAAATCACAAGGGATTTAAATTTGGAGATAAGGACAGGCAGACTGGTAAGTACGATTATTCTATTTGGCCATCCTGTGGAGATGCCCTCTATCTTGTCGAAGAAGATGAGCTAAAAAAACTGTATGACTTCCCAACTCTGTCTAATTTTACAGATATGCTAAAGATAGGAGACTCATATTATTTGCCGAGTGGTAGTTATGGAATCTTGCAAGAATTTAAAGTTGTAGATAATGAAATGCAATACCAAAAGAGCCTAACCCATCAGATGCTCGATGACTTTAAAAGTGGTGTATTTGTAGCAAGAAGATTTAAAATGCAGGAAATGGAAGGAAATATATTGTTGATGGATGCCGAGACAGATAAGATTTATATAATAGATTTAAGTAGGTAA
- a CDS encoding DUF4300 family protein has translation MKKIYILILALALILGLSACNKSGVDKSEHIKESAQADISESKDTSESTDTNESTDTNESTDTNESTDASENTFKFSALGNAESQEKTAELLKAAGISDERIEEFLGQVKKYNDYYDNKSGDFVDYAEPDYLDMIGKAQADSTKKPIGLGNNCRITTFGLLRDSINIGEKIEDKTSVLAFDKSSLAESKLFSAEDMEKFESFYAPIAAADSADPSDQAQIIKKALADRKIEFTNDKAKMISVYLNSKDEIDGNILFVGHTGVMVEDEGKFYFIEKLSFEEPYQVLAFESKEQMVDHLLKKYDFPLGENTAKAVVFENNERIK, from the coding sequence ATGAAAAAAATATATATATTAATATTAGCTTTGGCTCTTATTCTAGGCTTATCCGCATGTAATAAATCAGGAGTGGATAAAAGCGAGCATATAAAAGAAAGTGCACAGGCGGACATTAGTGAAAGTAAAGATACTAGTGAAAGCACGGATACTAATGAAAGCACGGACACTAACGAAAGCACGGATACTAATGAAAGCACAGACGCTAGTGAAAACACATTTAAATTTTCTGCATTGGGAAATGCTGAATCTCAAGAGAAGACTGCCGAACTTTTAAAAGCAGCTGGTATAAGTGACGAGAGAATCGAGGAATTTCTCGGCCAAGTGAAAAAATACAATGACTATTACGATAACAAGTCAGGTGACTTTGTGGACTACGCTGAACCCGATTATCTGGATATGATTGGCAAGGCTCAGGCGGATTCAACCAAGAAACCAATCGGCCTTGGCAACAACTGCCGGATCACGACCTTTGGATTACTCCGTGATTCTATAAATATTGGCGAAAAAATCGAGGATAAGACTTCGGTCCTGGCCTTTGACAAGTCGTCACTCGCCGAATCAAAACTCTTTTCTGCTGAAGATATGGAAAAATTCGAATCCTTTTACGCACCGATTGCCGCAGCTGATTCAGCTGATCCAAGCGACCAAGCCCAGATAATCAAAAAAGCCCTGGCTGATCGCAAGATCGAATTTACAAATGACAAGGCCAAGATGATCAGCGTCTATTTAAATTCCAAGGACGAAATCGATGGCAATATCTTATTTGTCGGCCACACAGGCGTCATGGTTGAAGATGAAGGCAAGTTTTATTTTATAGAAAAACTCTCCTTTGAAGAACCCTACCAGGTCTTGGCCTTTGAAAGTAAAGAGCAAATGGTCGACCATCTTTTGAAAAAATACGATTTTCCATTGGGGGAAAACACGGCCAAAGCAGTAGTATTTGAGAATAATGAACGTATAAAATAA
- a CDS encoding ABC transporter permease, whose protein sequence is MKYSFQRVNSRFMAKAYMYFALSFLIAIGTGILFISLSNLTSENRLYNKTYKELQATTTVIEPQASGLSAITYDDYLYLNEKYKDQIDIFYSGNTKLSFMLNQDFVSIDLIFITDDEIKELCDLSFDGGAIIGRSALESLNKIKNKKPIEAGQTPKNGEYIPFDNKASFDGDKLKIGGEDFSFKVIESKYETRVMVYNTDTLWDGTSSGVRLGYTIFLPIEKLQAFKNEFNWEQFMTRIAIKEENPDSNKLWEILDYLGGAHPEYSYRLNDQLARAKDRLGQMTWNASKYRILSLLLIALVSIASSGLFYIIFYRRKRDIAVSIALGSTFKGQAMELLLEITYVVAFGLLLGISGGSMMADILKIEFKFEPQAFLITVLVAIGIILVSAYLSLRSLKDLSPVEILQNE, encoded by the coding sequence ATGAAGTATTCATTTCAAAGAGTTAATAGCAGATTTATGGCCAAGGCCTATATGTATTTTGCCTTGTCATTTTTGATTGCCATTGGGACGGGAATTTTATTTATTTCCCTATCAAATTTGACTAGTGAAAATAGACTTTACAATAAGACTTATAAGGAGCTCCAGGCGACAACGACTGTAATTGAACCGCAAGCGTCGGGACTCTCTGCCATTACTTATGATGATTATCTTTACTTAAATGAAAAGTACAAGGACCAGATAGATATTTTTTATAGTGGAAACACAAAATTAAGTTTTATGTTAAATCAAGACTTTGTAAGCATAGATTTAATTTTTATTACCGATGATGAGATTAAGGAGCTCTGCGATTTGTCCTTTGACGGCGGGGCAATTATAGGCAGGTCGGCCTTGGAGTCTTTAAATAAAATTAAAAATAAAAAGCCTATTGAAGCTGGCCAGACTCCAAAAAATGGAGAGTACATTCCCTTTGATAATAAGGCAAGCTTTGATGGGGATAAATTAAAAATAGGGGGAGAGGATTTTTCTTTCAAGGTTATCGAAAGCAAGTATGAAACTCGTGTTATGGTTTACAACACCGACACGCTCTGGGACGGGACCAGTAGCGGAGTCAGGCTTGGCTACACCATATTTTTGCCCATAGAAAAACTCCAGGCTTTTAAAAATGAATTTAATTGGGAACAATTTATGACGCGGATTGCAATTAAAGAGGAAAATCCAGATTCAAATAAGCTTTGGGAAATTTTGGATTATCTGGGGGGAGCCCATCCCGAGTATTCTTATAGGCTAAACGACCAACTGGCCAGGGCCAAGGACAGGCTGGGCCAGATGACTTGGAATGCATCCAAGTACAGGATTTTATCCCTGCTTTTAATCGCCCTTGTATCGATTGCAAGCTCAGGATTATTTTATATAATTTTTTATAGGAGAAAGAGGGACATTGCGGTTTCCATTGCCCTGGGGTCGACCTTTAAGGGACAAGCTATGGAGCTTCTCTTGGAAATTACCTATGTGGTTGCCTTTGGACTCTTGCTTGGCATTAGCGGCGGGTCGATGATGGCTGACATATTAAAGATTGAATTTAAATTTGAGCCCCAAGCATTTTTAATTACAGTCTTGGTGGCAATTGGAATAATTTTGGTAAGCGCCTATTTGAGCTTGAGGTCCCTAAAAGACTTGTCGCCAGTTGAAATTTTGCAAAATGAATAG
- a CDS encoding ABC transporter permease, producing MEKFKFRMDNLIKNMVYNRKLTIVVLLTVVISMFFPFMTISNLMYQAREDTMKGLYREGDLKLSYTGECIEPDAFRGTLDKLFDSHVDYFFISPVSPVSVAGQTFVHTIAGIDEGMVEKPMLILEGRNLTAEEIKNGADVCLIRPTAKELSDVKIGEYVSYKGKKLEVVGKYSSRDVFASVAMPAKTLAKISKGSSLQYYLLFTGVSEDADQIVSTIRKNVDGITADRIMTADYKELVKREEEAKWMNFKYNILSGLLISFVSLVTIIAIYIGRLLQNKRNIGIKLSQGQAGGIF from the coding sequence ATGGAAAAGTTTAAATTTAGGATGGATAATTTGATAAAGAACATGGTTTACAATCGCAAGCTGACCATAGTGGTCCTTTTGACGGTTGTTATTTCCATGTTTTTTCCCTTTATGACCATTTCTAATTTGATGTACCAAGCCAGAGAGGACACCATGAAGGGCCTCTATCGTGAGGGCGATCTCAAGTTAAGTTATACGGGCGAGTGCATAGAGCCGGACGCTTTTCGCGGAACTTTGGACAAGCTCTTTGATAGCCATGTGGATTATTTTTTTATAAGTCCAGTTTCTCCAGTTTCGGTTGCTGGACAAACTTTTGTCCATACGATCGCCGGCATTGATGAGGGCATGGTTGAAAAGCCCATGCTGATTTTGGAGGGGAGGAATTTGACTGCAGAAGAAATAAAAAATGGGGCTGATGTATGTTTGATTAGGCCTACTGCAAAAGAACTTTCCGATGTAAAGATCGGCGAATATGTTTCCTACAAGGGGAAAAAGCTGGAGGTCGTTGGCAAGTATTCTAGCAGGGATGTCTTTGCAAGCGTCGCTATGCCAGCCAAGACTCTGGCAAAGATATCCAAGGGCAGCAGCCTCCAATATTATTTGCTCTTTACTGGTGTGAGCGAAGATGCTGACCAAATCGTAAGCACCATTAGAAAAAATGTTGACGGAATTACTGCCGATAGGATAATGACTGCTGACTATAAAGAGTTGGTCAAGCGGGAAGAGGAAGCCAAGTGGATGAATTTTAAATACAACATCCTAAGTGGGCTTTTGATTTCCTTTGTTTCCTTGGTGACCATAATTGCAATTTACATTGGCAGGCTCCTCCAAAACAAAAGAAATATTGGCATTAAACTTAGCCAGGGTCAAGCAGGAGGGATATTTTGA